The window ACCGGAGCGGGGCAGGGCCCGCTGCACGGCCTTGTGGGCCAGCAGGACGCGGGTGTGCCGGCCCAGGGAGTCCGGGAGCGTCAGGTAGGCGAGCCGGACCAGGCGGGGGTACTGCTCGACAAGGACCGCCTCGGCGTGCTCGACGGCGGCGGAGCCGAATCTCTGAGAGGTGCTCACGCCCGCGTCAAACGAGTGAATCCTGCGATGGTCACACGTCGCGCGCCCCACCCGTACGGAGCCGGCCCGGTCACGCTTCGGGGCGGGGCCGGTCGGGGACAGTCCGCATGCGCGCGGTGTGTCTGCGCGGCCCGTGGTGCCGAGGTCCCCTTCAATGGCGCCGCATGACCTTCTCCGCACTGCATCAGCCGCCGGAGCGCGCCGCGGCCCCCCACACCCGCCGGTCGCTGCTCACGGGGGTCTTCGCCCTGGCCGCCGCCGCGGCCCTGCCGCTCGCCGCGGCCGGGCGGGCGTACTCCGCCGCCGCGACCCCGGACATCATCGGCTGCGCCGCCTGGGGCGCGCGGGCGGCGTCCGAACCCGTCGCCATCCTGGCCAACCGCCCCGAGCGGATCGTCGTCCACCACACCGCGACGGCGAACGTGACGGACTACTCGAAGCAGCGCGCCTTCGCCCTCGCCCGCGCGATCCAGACGTACCACATGGACGCGCAGGGCTGGATCGACACGGGTCAGCACTTCACCATCAGCCGCGGGGCCTTCGTACTGGAAGGACGCCACCACAGCCTGGCGGAGCTGCGCGGCGGCACCCGCCAGGTGCGGGCGGCGCACTGCGTCGGCCAGAACACGGTGTCGATCGGCATCGAGAACGAGGGCACCTACACCTCACAGGTCCCGCCCGCGGCGCAGTACGCGGCGCTGGCCGACCTGTGCGCCCACATCTGCGACCAGTACGGCCTGCCCGCCTCGGAGATCTACGGCCACCGGGACTTCAACGCCACCTCCTGCCCCGGAGACCGCCTCTACGCCCTGCTCCCGACCCTCCGCAAGGACGTCGCCGCCCGACTCGGCACGCCGGCGCCGGAATCCGAGGAGGCCGCCGATCCCATCGGGGACCTGATCCGCCAGGCCACCGGCGGGTCGGCCTCGACGTACGACGAATACCTCCCGGCGGGTCTGCTGCCCTGACGGGACGCCGCCCCGGCGCACCGCCGGGGTGGCCGCCTGTCCACGAAACGAACACATGCGTTCCTTCGTTTCCGGGGCTGTGCGCCGCCCCGGGCCCGGATAGCGTCGTGTCCGGGTGGTCGCCGGCGAAGGTCCACCCGTGCATCGACGGGAGGAGCGAGATGAGCCCGCTGGCCGACCACGGTCCGCACAGCGTCACGGTCGTCACCGGCGTCGACCGCAGCGTGGTCACCGTGACCGGTGACATGGACCTCGACCACGTCGACGCGTTGAACAGCGCGCTCCTGGGGGCGTGCGCCGATCCCGGGGCTCCGGAGCGGGTCGTCATCGACCTCACGCGGCTCGCGTTCTGCGACTCCGCCGGCCTCAACGCCCTCTTGCGCGCACGCGCGTTGTGCGAGTCGAACGGGCGCACCCTGATCCTCGCCGGCCCCGGGCCCCAGTTCATGCGCCTGCTGTCCATCACGGGCGCCGATCTGCTGTTCAACCTGGGCGTCCCCGGGCCGGGGGAAGCGGGCGACGGGACGGCCCGCGCGACGCCCTGACCGCGGCGCCCCGACCGTCGTCGCGGTCGGGTCAGCCGGGTCCGGCGGCTCTGAGGGTGACGGACGGCGCCACTCCGTACGTCTGACGATAGGCGGCGGCGAAGCGGCCCTGGTGGGCGAAGCCCCACCGTCCGGCGACGGCGGCGACGGTCGTGGGGCCGAACGGCTCGGCGGCGCGGAGTTCGGCGTGGGCGCGGGCCAGCCGTACGCGGCGGAGGTGGCCGAGCGGTGTGGTCCCGGCGTGGCGGGTGAAGGCGTACTGGACCGCACGCGGCGTGACCGGTACGGAGGCGGCGATGTCGGCGAGCGTGATGTCGCGGTGGGCGTTGGCCTCGATGAACGAGACGGCCCGGCGCAGGGTGTCGCTGTGTGCGTCGCGCGTGTCCGCCGGGGTGGCCCGGTCGGCCCGGGCGCTGTTCGGCAAGGTCCGGAGCACCGTGGCCGCGAGGTGCTGGACGGCTGTGGACACCAGCAGGTCGTCGCCGTCGCCGTCACCGTCGGCGTACGCGGCGGTGTCGTCGAGGACGTGGTCGCGGAGGTAGGCGACGGCCGCGCCGAGCCGCCGGTTCTCGGCCGGACCGACCGGCCGGGCCCCGGTGATCCGTACGTCCTTCTCCCCCGGCAGGGAGGCGACCCGGTTCAGCAGGCGGGGGTCGAACATCGTGATCGTGTACCGGGCCGCGCGGACCTGCCCCTCGTAGGGCCGGTCGTGGGGGGCGAGGAGGAAGGTCTCGCCGGGACCGTAGATCTCCTCGCGGCCGCCGGTGGTGTCCACGATGCTGCCGCTGTGCATCGTTACCAGGCACACTTTGCCCAGGCAGCCCGCGTCGTAGCCCATCGTGTAGCCGAACGACAGACGGTCCACGCTGAGCCCGCCGACCGCGGTACGGGAGATCCGTGCCCTGGTGTCGGCGGGACGGCCGCCGATCTGCATGGGGGTGTACGCGGAGGACAGGAAAGCCTCCGTGGCCCCGAGGTCACCGCTCTCGAACAACAGGTGCGTCATCCGAGCCCTCCCTCACCGGTCTGCTCGGCGTGGCCTGCCGACGTCATTCGCCTGTCAGTATGCCGTGGCCCGGGCGGGAGGGGTGGGCCGAGGGGATACCCGGCGGGCCCCCACCGGGCGGGAGCGGCACGGGGGTTACAGCCGCCAGTACGCGCCGGCGCGGGAATCGACGTGCACCACGTGGCGTCCGACGCGCACCACGTGATGGTCCTGGCCGGACCAGGAGCCGCAGACGCCGTCGGCGTCGGCGTCGGGCAGAGGGGTCCAGATCTCCAGGAAGGTGGAGCCGTCCGGGTTCGTGCCCCGCTCGACGAGGTTCGCACCGTCCCACCGGAAGGTACCGGCGTCCTCGCCCGGCTCGCCAGTGAGGTGGTGGAAGTGCACCTGGGAGCCGTCGAAGGACGTCGTACCTGCGAAGCCGCGGCTGTCGGCGTAGTACGACCCGGCCTGCAGCCACACCACTTCGCGGTCCTCGACGAGGGGTCCGCCGTTGCGGCTGATGCCGCGCCGCAGCCAGGCGCCGTGGTCGGGCACGCGGACGCCGGGCACGTCCGGGCCGTCCGGGAGGTCCGGCCGGCGCCCGGCCGGCCCGGGCTCAGGCGCGGTCATCGGCGGCGGGCTCGTCCACGGCCAGGAGCGTCAGCGGCACGTTGCCGCGCACGGCCTGCGAGTACGGGCAGACCGCGTCGGCCCGGTGGAGCAGGGGCTGGAGGTCCGCCGCCCGCCACCCGGGCAGGCCGACGGTGAGGGTCACCGCGAGGCCGTAGCCGGCGGGTGTGTCCGTGGTGCCGAGCTCCACCTCGCAGGCCACCCGCGCGGCGGAGGCGTCCGCCCCGAACTCGGCGGCGACCTCCGCGAGCGCGGAGGTGAAGCAGGCGGCGAAACCGGCCGCGAACAGCTGCTCGGGGTTGGTGGTGCCGGGCACCTTCTTGCGCGGCGGGGCCAGGCGTACGTCCAGGCGTCCGTCGTCCGTGCGGACGGATCCGGTACGGCCCCCCGCGGCGTGTGCGGTCGTCCGGTACAGGCTGCGGGTGAGTGGCACGGTCATGGCGTTCGGCCCATCTTGCTCGACGAGGACACTGCCCGGGTACGGACAGCGGACGGCGCTGCTCGTGCAGCACCTCGCGCGTCGTCGTGCGTAACCGGGTACGGCGCATCTCGTCCGGGGCCTTGGACCGGCCGCCGGACAATCTAGCAACGAGGGCCGCGGTCCGGGGGCACCCCCCGCGGTGAAGTTCCTCACCCGGCCGCCTACCCGCCGGACCTGCGGGCGGCGGGTAGGCGGCCGGGTGGGTGCGTTGTGGCCGTGGCCCGCTTCCTAGACTCGACCCGTGGACGCGATGAGATGCACGTACTGCGATGCCGTCGGCCTGGAGCCGGGTTTTGTGGAGGACACGGGGGAGGGGGCCCGGGGGTACGCGCGCTGGATCGCCGGGCCGCTGGAACGCGGTCTGTTCGGCGGTGCCAAACGGCTGGGCAGGCCCCGGCGGCGCATCGAGGCGTACCGCTGCCCGCGCTGCTCCCACCTGGAGCTCTTTGCGACCGACCCCGTCTGAGGACGTCCTGGCCCGGCGGCGGCCCGGGGGTGGGGCCGCGCTCTGCGCGCCCGTACGTGCGCCCGCGCGCCTCCGCACGCCCCCGCGGGAGGGGATGACCGCGGACGGCCGCCCCCCGACGATGGCCGTCATCACCACGGTCCGGAACAACTCACTCGTCACGGGGGAACGATGGGACGACGCTGGCTGGTCACGGGATGCTCCTCCGGCCTCGGGCACGCGCTGGCCACGGCCGCGGCCCGGGCAGGGGACGAACTGGCTGTCACCGCCCGCAAGACCGCAGACCTGGAAGACCTCGCGGCCGCCTGGCCCGGCCGCATCGTCCCGGTGCCGCTCGAACTGCGGGACGCCGCCTCCTGCGAGGAGGCCGTCCGTAGCGCCGTCGACCGTCTCGGCGGCATCGACATCCTCGTCAACAACGCGGGCATCGGAATGTTCGGTGCGGTCGAGGAGGTCTCGGACACCGAACTGCGCGACCAGTTGGAGACCCTGGTCGTGGGCCCGTGGCGGCTCACCCGGCTCGTCCTGCCGCTGATGCGCGCCCAGGGCCACGGCCACATCGTCAACATCTCCTCCGTGGTCGGCCGGATCGCCTTCCCGGGCCTGGGTGCCTACGTCGCCGGGAAGCACGCCCTGGAAGGCATGAGCCAGACCCTGGCCGTCGAGGCGGCCCCGCACAACATCCGCGTCACGGTGGTGGAGCCGGGGATGTTCGCCACCCGCTACGGCACGTCCATGGCCCAGTCGCAGCGTCGGGTCCCGGCCTACGACGTGACGAACCGCGAGATGCTCGAGGGCGCCCGCGGTCTCGCGGAGAACCCGGAGACCGGGCGCCCCGAGGACTTCGCCGCGCGGGTCCTCGACATCGTCGCCGCCCAGGGACCCACGCCGTTGCGGATCCCCGTCGGCGACGACGCCTACGGCTACCTGGAGCTGGCCGAGGAGGCCTCCCGCGAGGAGTTCGCCGCGGCCCGGATCCTCGCGCAGGGCCCGCTCGTGCCCCAGCTCCCGCCCCCGCCGTCGGTCTGACGGCGGGGGCGTGCGGCCGCAGTCCGTCCCGCCGTCAGCGCGCGTGGTGCTGGATGCCCCGCTGCGGGGGTACCCGGTTCGACCGGGGAGTGCGCGAGCGGCGGTGCCCGGCCCGCTGTCGGCGGCCCGGGAAGGGGTTGCGCCGGACGGTGGCGCTGGGGGCCGCGATCAGAAGTCCGACAACTGCGAGGACCACGACGAGGATGAGCACGGTGCCGAGGGTCATGTTCCTGCCTTCCGTCGGGTATTGACTGCCTGTCACTACTTCTTGTTACCGAATTTCGGGCCGCTAAACACAGAGGGTTACCGGACGTGTCGTCATCGGGACCTCAGCGGCCCGGGGCGGCACGGATCGTCAGGCCGTGGAGACGGCGCGGACGGTGCATTTCCCAGCAGGCCAGGGCCGTGAGGGCGACGGGGGCTCCGAGGGTGAACAGGGCCCTGGCGCCCGCCGGGACCTGGGGGTGGGCGCCGGGGATGACGTCCAGGAGGGCCATCCCCCACACCAGGACGCCGGCCAGCACCGGTGGCACCACCTCGTGGATGTTCGGCGGTACGGAAGACGTGCACGAGGGACAGGGCGATGCCGTAGAGGGCGATCCTTCCGGGCGGCCCGACGGCGTTGTAGGTGACCATCAGGCCCACCAGGGTGCCGAGTCCCGGCCCGGTCCGCCACCGCTGGAGCCTGCGGACCGCAGGTCGGTCACGAGGCCCGGGCGCGGGGGACGGGCGTGGGGGACGGGCGCGGCGGCGGAGCCGACGGGTCTCACCGCCGCCGCGGTACCCGTCGGCCGCCGTTCGGGCCTCGAGCGGCGCGCGAGCGGCTACTTGAGCGCCGAGAACGCCTTGGTGAAGGCCAGCGGTTCCTGGAGGATGGAACTGCACGTCGCATCCGCGTGGTTGACCGCACCGGCCGCGCACTGCTTGTCGCGCGTGGAGGACCACATGGCCAGCCGGCCGATTCCCTTCGACGCCGCGAAGCCCACGAGCTGCGTCGCGTCCTCCACCGTGAAGATCTCGCTCACGACGTCGTTGACGCCGATCATCGGGGTGACGGCCACGGCCTTCCACGCCGCAGCGTCGGAGAGCCCGAGCACGCCCTTGATCTGCGCCTGGGTGGCGGTCGCGGCCGAGATCGCGTACTGCCCCATGTCCCCGCTGTACGCGGGCCCGTAGTCCATC is drawn from Streptomyces sp. NBC_01232 and contains these coding sequences:
- a CDS encoding Ohr family peroxiredoxin, with product MTVPLTRSLYRTTAHAAGGRTGSVRTDDGRLDVRLAPPRKKVPGTTNPEQLFAAGFAACFTSALAEVAAEFGADASAARVACEVELGTTDTPAGYGLAVTLTVGLPGWRAADLQPLLHRADAVCPYSQAVRGNVPLTLLAVDEPAADDRA
- a CDS encoding STAS domain-containing protein, which gives rise to MSPLADHGPHSVTVVTGVDRSVVTVTGDMDLDHVDALNSALLGACADPGAPERVVIDLTRLAFCDSAGLNALLRARALCESNGRTLILAGPGPQFMRLLSITGADLLFNLGVPGPGEAGDGTARATP
- a CDS encoding SDR family oxidoreductase, producing MGRRWLVTGCSSGLGHALATAAARAGDELAVTARKTADLEDLAAAWPGRIVPVPLELRDAASCEEAVRSAVDRLGGIDILVNNAGIGMFGAVEEVSDTELRDQLETLVVGPWRLTRLVLPLMRAQGHGHIVNISSVVGRIAFPGLGAYVAGKHALEGMSQTLAVEAAPHNIRVTVVEPGMFATRYGTSMAQSQRRVPAYDVTNREMLEGARGLAENPETGRPEDFAARVLDIVAAQGPTPLRIPVGDDAYGYLELAEEASREEFAAARILAQGPLVPQLPPPPSV
- a CDS encoding peptidoglycan recognition protein family protein, translated to MTFSALHQPPERAAAPHTRRSLLTGVFALAAAAALPLAAAGRAYSAAATPDIIGCAAWGARAASEPVAILANRPERIVVHHTATANVTDYSKQRAFALARAIQTYHMDAQGWIDTGQHFTISRGAFVLEGRHHSLAELRGGTRQVRAAHCVGQNTVSIGIENEGTYTSQVPPAAQYAALADLCAHICDQYGLPASEIYGHRDFNATSCPGDRLYALLPTLRKDVAARLGTPAPESEEAADPIGDLIRQATGGSASTYDEYLPAGLLP
- a CDS encoding helix-turn-helix transcriptional regulator; this encodes MTHLLFESGDLGATEAFLSSAYTPMQIGGRPADTRARISRTAVGGLSVDRLSFGYTMGYDAGCLGKVCLVTMHSGSIVDTTGGREEIYGPGETFLLAPHDRPYEGQVRAARYTITMFDPRLLNRVASLPGEKDVRITGARPVGPAENRRLGAAVAYLRDHVLDDTAAYADGDGDGDDLLVSTAVQHLAATVLRTLPNSARADRATPADTRDAHSDTLRRAVSFIEANAHRDITLADIAASVPVTPRAVQYAFTRHAGTTPLGHLRRVRLARAHAELRAAEPFGPTTVAAVAGRWGFAHQGRFAAAYRQTYGVAPSVTLRAAGPG